In a single window of the Elaeis guineensis isolate ETL-2024a chromosome 4, EG11, whole genome shotgun sequence genome:
- the LOC105043614 gene encoding 14 kDa proline-rich protein DC2.15 — translation MASKPSASAALFLALNLLFFALASACGTCPSPTPPNPSPSPSKGNCPMNTLKLGVCADVLKALVVKIGKPPKKPCCTLLEGLVDLEAAVCLCTALKANILGIKLNIPIDLSLLLNYCGKKAPKGFQCP, via the coding sequence ATGGCATCCAAGCCCTCAGCATCAGCTGCCCTCTTCCTTGCCCTCAACCTCCTCTTCTTCGCCTTGGCCAGTGCCTGTGGGACGTGCCCCAGCCCAACCCCCCCAAACCCCAGCCCAAGCCCTTCCAAGGGCAATTGCCCCATGAACACCCTGAAGCTAGGTGTGTGCGCCGACGTGCTGAAAGCCTTGGTGGTTAAAATCGGCAAGCCACCCAAGAAGCCCTGCTGCACTCTGCTCGAAGGCCTCGTCGACCTCGAGGCTGCCGTGTGCCTCTGCACTGCACTTAAGGCCAATATCCTGGGGATCAAGCTCAACATCCCCATCGACCTCAGCCTGCTCCTTAACTACTGTGGGAAGAAGGCACCCAAAGGCTTCCAgtgcccttaa